A window of Waddliaceae bacterium genomic DNA:
CTTGATAAAGAAGGTATAATGAAATCAGTACGCTCACATCGCTACTACGATAAGCCTTCAGTTAAAGCTCGTGCTAAATCAAAAGCTGCTCAGAAATATCGTAAACGATAACTCTTTGACAGCGTATAGTTATAGCGGATAGCAGATAGATTTTACTATCAG
This region includes:
- a CDS encoding 30S ribosomal protein S21, with the translated sequence MTSVKVRPGEIIDKALRILKKKLDKEGIMKSVRSHRYYDKPSVKARAKSKAAQKYRKR